ataatggataattactatataattgtttcaccataataACATATTCGGTTCATTTTTGTTCTGCACAATTTAAAACTTTTACTCCTCAGACAAAAAATatagcagcagcaacaacaaaagaatgacggAGAAAACAAGTGAAGAATAAGGAACGcgaggaagaaggaagagaatgaggaggaggaaCGCGAAAAAGAAGGTAAAGAAAAAGACGCTTCATGCCTAAACGAGGgtgaggagaagaagaagaagggcagggagaagagaaggagcgtgagaaaagaagaaaacgaaaaaagcGCGTGacctaaaattatttaaatgaatTTAAATGCCAAAATATCTTAGATGCGAAGAATATctcatattttatataaataagtctaataatatatatgcgttttttttcttcattttcttcttttatttttttttcttctttttcattattttttcttctatttttaattaattatttctcgtcctttatttaaataaaagctTTAATATTCTTGcagataataatattaatatgtcATTTAAAATACACGTTAGTTAAATCTAAAACTAAGATAAAAAgttaagtaataaaaataattgataattcactaaataaaattataaaaattagacaaaaatgcaaaaaatgtattcaattaaactaaaaaaaatctaaattgaaTAACAACTGAaatgtttatttaaataaaaacgaaaccaaccttaaataactaaaaactctAAAATGATAAGGGTGctatgaaaaaatttatttttataagattGAAATTTATCGATCGTATTTAACTATTTTAGCGTTCACCTTTTATATACTCTAAAGAACAAtattaaattactaatttaaaaagatgacaaatttaaattttaatatatttattgtgcatttatttaaataaaatatttaaaaatttttgcagATAATACTATTAAATGTGATCTAAAATATACGTTagttaaatataaaactaagataaaaaaattaggcAACAAGAATAATTGATAATTCACTAAATAAAACTATAGAAATtggacaaaaatacaaaaaataataaaatgtattaaaataaaccaaaaaatttaaacaaaacttAATAATAATCGAATTGTTTATTCAAATAGAAATAAAActttaaataactaaaaattctaaaataatatggCTGTTGTGATAAAATtccttaaatttattaattcattaaatttaaatttaaaactacaatggattgtcttaaactttaaaaagtaaaaattaaaaatttgtatttttttattatttatttttattagtgttaaaaaataaagaacaacaaaataaaatataaaactaatatATGAAGTaacttaacaaaaatatttaataattttattaagtaaaattataaaaatttgcaaaaaaaacaaaagaaaatatattcaattaaactaaaatataaacaaaactTAATAACAAgtgaattatttattaaaatacaaaaaaaatttaagctgCGTTTAAGAAAAAAACTGAGACTGAAAAACTGAAATTagaagacaaaaattaaaaaactgaaacttaattaaattttaatattatatttaatataaatatacaggCCTTAAttatatttcaatattttatttggtttggttcaaaaatcaaaataaatgcaagggttaaaataaataaaatgacagAATTATTCCTAcattaaaagagaaaacaaaaataaaaacctcACCCAATCCTCAAGACAACCGTTTCTCCTTCCTCCTTTCTCAATCCCAGTGTTCCCCGTCAGTTCACCCCATTTCGCCGGCGTCACTCTCTTGCTTGGCGTCGAGTTCGCCGTTGACGACGAAGCTTTGCCACCGTTTCTCCAGTGTTTCGCATAcggttctctctctcttcctctgtctctctctctctcacacttTCGATCTCTGTCTCTCTCTTGCTCTCTCTCACTTTCTTCTGTTGATTGCAGGGGATACTCAATAAGAGCAAATTGGTTGCAATTGATATTGGAAACAGGGGCTACCCTACGAATAAGGTATGTAAGTTGATGATTACGATGTTTTTGACACCAAAATTCTGATGATTTGATGATGACACTGATCTGAGGTAGTTAACATCGTTGTTAAGTTTGCATAAGGTCACAAGTTGAAAAGTTGTTTTCCACAGTGAGTGCTTTTGAGTTTGTGGTGTTTGAAATTTAAGGGGAGAAAATGAAGGTTAGATGGTGAATTGGTGATTTAGTTTTGGAGCACATAACCTAGTCATGTGTTTGctgtttttcattgtttttcaaGAACCAAAATTGCTTGCAGTTGATATTCTTATTGCTTGCAATTCTTTCACTCTGCCAGATATTTGCAATTATGTCACTGAGAGCTAAAAGAAGATAATTTTGTTTCATTACAATTTTGTTAGCTGAACTTGAATTTAATCAACTCAATTTAACTATTATGCTTTTGTATTCTTTTACTTGTGTTCTATTTAACTATGATGCTTTTGATTCTCTTTTGCTGATATCCTACAATCAAACTTCAAGCTGTTTTGGATTAGAATTGAAGTTCTCTAATTTGTATAAAGCATGTCTGCAGCATtcaatttatttgatattacctttcattaaaattaaatgatgaTATAGAATTTCACTTACTTGCTTGACTTCTTAACTGTTACTTTTCATCTTTTAAACTATGTATTAACTGGTGAAAAGTTGAAAATCAAAATCTACCATTGCTGTTTGAATTTGCTACTAGTTCATTGATAGGTTCAATTTATTTCCTCTCTTTTGCTGAACAGATCTGCTACATATACTATCATCTACTCCGAGACATCCAAACCTCACTGAGCACACCAGTGAGAAAGCCAAGGAAGCTAAAGATATACAAGTGAGAAAGCTAGTGGATACAGAACAGAAACTCTTGGAAGCAAAAGGAAATGCAGATCAAGTTATAGTGTTGTGTTTTAAATTGTAGTAGGAGCATTTGTTTGTATTTGTGAATGTTATAAAAGCAAGTATATGAATGAATTAGATTGGCTGGTTTGTTGACATTGAATTCTTGAAATTAGATTGTCTGTTTTGGAAGATTCTTCTCTTCTTTACCTAGTTACAAACAAAACAAATGCAAATGCAAATTCTTCTCTTCTTGACAATGTATATCTTGATCTTCTTCCGTTTCCCTTAGTTGAAGAACTTCTACAACGGTAAACCAACTGGCTCAAAGATAAATACTAGTAGTAGCAAATAGCAACACCGAATCTCAATCTTGTTCTTGTAAATAACCTAACTCTTTCATAAATCACATTTATAATTCAAGCTAGTATCACAGTAAGTGACGTTGGCTATAACATTGTAGTGTCCAATCATAAATCATATTCACGTGTAACCATATATATCCATCAGAACTCCTCTCCCCATTACTAGAAACAAAACCCAACTTTCATAAATAAATGGCTTAACTCACCATGTTAATGTCTCTCAGATGCAATTCCAGAGCCTCTGAACATTCATGGTGGTTTTTGAACAAACAAGCTACTAGTAATATTGCATCATATATAGATAATGtcatacattttttaaaatagcaTCAAACAAATtaagatataaaaatttatatttttttagttattgatTCTTGTTAATACTGAAAAGTAAACAACAAATTAAGATATGAAATTGCGTGAGAAGaacatttaataatttcattaagtaaaactattaaaatttgaagaagaacagaaaaaaaTGTATTCGACTAAACCAAATTCTAAACAAAAACTGAATAACAAGTgaattatttactaaaatagacaaaaaaaaaacttaaaaaaaacaataagaTCTAAATCACTTTTGGTTCCTAATTAAAATCGAAACTGTGTTAATCAACACGAGTTATCCACCTTGGCATTAGCTTCTTCGCTTGCGGACTTGACAAATTTCTTCCAAAAAGAATGGTTTTGCCACACAACAGACATCTCTTCAATGGGAACTCCTTTAGTCTCGGGAAGAAACTTATGAATAAAACCGCTCATGAGCAAAAcaaagaaagcaaagaagatgaagaggccAAATTTCATGTGGCAGAGCATGGAGGTGAATACTTGAGCAATTGCAAACGTGAAAATCATATTGACGGACACATTAATACTCTGAGCTGCAGATCTGACTTCAAGGGGAAATATCTCGCTAGGAACCAACCATCCAAGAGGACCCCATGACCATGCAAATCCCATGACATAGATGCATATAAATCCCACCACAAGGAACGCATACCATTTTGGCAAGATTCCGGGGTTTCCATCCACTCCAAATTTACTTGCTATCGCGGCGGTTATTACAATCTGACAGATAAACATCTGAGCACCGCCTTCGAGAAAGAGCTTGCGCCTTCCAACTTTGTCAACGGTAAAGATCGAAACAAAGGTAGCAAGCGCATTAAAGGCACCGGTGATCATGGAAGACATAAGAGAAGCGTTGCTGCCAAAACCAATGGTTCTGAACAAAACAGGAGCATAGAAAGTAATGACGTTCATGCCAGTGAGTTGCTGGAAGAAAGGAATGGCTATGGCCATCACGAGCTGAGGCCTATAATGCCTCTTCAACAGAGTGGCCCATGGGTGTTTCACTGCCATGGACGATTCACTCGCCTCAACAAGGTCCTTAAACTCTTCGTCCACGTCACTGGTTCCTCTAATCTTGATCAGCTCTTGCTTGGCTTTCTCATCTTTGCCACGCTCGATCAAGGAGCTCGGCGAGTCGGGGAGAAAGATTGCGCCGATGATGATCATGACGGCGGGGACAGCCGCGAAACCCAAGCTGTAGCGCCAGCCTTCACCGTTCTTCATCTTGGCGAAGAAATAGTTGAGGACATTGGCCACAAAGATTCCAATGGTGATGGCCAATTGGAACATCATGTTAAGGGCTCCTCTGTATTTGTAAGGAGCAACCTCCGACACATAGATTGGAACAGACTGATTGGCACATCCAATTCCGAAGCCAAGCAACATGCGACCAACAATGAGCATCCACACTTTCTGAGCAAAGGCATTGAAACCGGCACCCACAAGGAATAGAATTCCGCCGGACAACATGGTAAGACGCCTTCCAAAGATTCGAGTGATGGAAGACGCACAGAGTGATGCCACCAAAGCAGCCAGATACAGGGAGGATGTAAAGAGTGTCAAAACCTGACTGTCAAACCTGCAATACTGATTGTCAGATGGCTTCATGTTCATTTCCTTTGCATACACGTCTGGGAAAAATTTCTTCAGAAAAGGATCCATGGATGTAACTCCACCTGAGATGCCAAGATCATATCCAAAAATTAGTCCTCCGAATGCAGCAACCATGCACGTCACAAAAACCCGGAAAGTGAGTTTTCCCGGATATTGCTTCCCATTGCCGGACCCCTTTCCAATGACTCCACCCGCCATTGTTATATTTGATCGGTTAATGGAATTGCTAacaagggagaagagaaaaataatcaCTGATGATGAGGGAGAGATATGACtaagagaagagaagggaagagaaaagaaaggacTAGTGTTTGGTTTGTAGTTGAGTTGAGATCTGAGAAGAGAACAAACACTACGATATTTATAGATGGATTCATGATTTTTCCGCcgaattattatcttttttttttcttttattatattatctatCTTCTATCTTTTGTTTAAAATGATACTAATTATATATCATCAGTGAATTGAGATCACATCAGAGAAAGAACACAAAGAGTacaatatttatatatcttcttatactattttaaatattaaatcaaTAAGCAGTTTAAATAAATCTttcttttaacattttaaaataatatttaaataaaatttatctatatctatatatacataaatagtattaaattaaatttaaactgCAAAGActatctatttttatatttttgaaattattttaaatattaaatcaatagacaatttaaaataaatcttatctttaagcattttaaaataaaatttatctatatctatatctatatatatagatagataatattaaattaaatttaaataaaacaagaaaacaaaagtCAGGTTAtctaataataaatcaaaatttaattttaaaaataacataaaagattGTTAAACGTGGTTTATCTTCTAAAAAAATTCTAGAACACTATTATATATAGAGGTCAATATCAAACTAATCcactaataatttattgatgaaAGATAATACTAATTAAGAAGTtaagtgaaagaaaaaaaaataaatttttaaattggcTAGGAAGAATGAAAATGCATTATCATCCAACATCTATGAGCGGAAGCTACAAGCAGAGCTTTaagaaagacaaaagaaaacAGTTCGAACGGAAATGGTTACAACAACTCTTATAGAGAGGCGAAGTTAATGGCAGTATTTTTAAAGCATCGAATCAACATAGATTTAAAGAAAGAGAGCAATAGTTTGAGCAGGAAGATGGATTGATCTCTTCTCTACTCTTCCGAGCGAACTTGAGACTCTAGCCATATCGAAGATCACTTATGATAATGAGGGTTCTCACTTCTACAGGCAAAAATACCTTGCAGTATACAAtcctataaaaaaattcaatagtgGTCAAGACAAGTTCATAGGAACAAAATATACAACTGATTTCGAATGAAAAACTCAAAGAAGCAATATAGAagttgatggtttcagtggctaagagaaggggagttgaatcttagccccctttttgcttgctaacacttgctggacttagaagaaacttttctgtttttagctcgtccctagccacgagacattttcattttgtctcgtcacttgacatgagacattttttatttttcatctgaacagtaaaaacagaattgaagtaagaagagagagagagaagattacacccagatatatcctggattagctgctaagtgcagtgcagcctacatccagtctccatcacaacaatgatggaatttcactataatcatccagattacaaattgtaaagtgctaacccaacttacaaggggattcctacagaatcatgaaacacaacacagatgtacaaaggaactctaagacatctatggctttttcttttaattttgtactctctgccttttttcgctctatgactttttcatacaaacctcattgtttgccttttttccatgagactcaagacatgacaaaattaaacagaaaaatattaaacaaaatacattgaaggagaagagaaaattgttaactcaggtagctctgagaactccgtgccttgcactctcaaattttctccttgctCCAAACAGTGGCCGTTCTCTCTTTTTTAAAGAAGAGGGAAGCCTCCACTCTTGAAGCCAACACCCAaaccaacttcttcctccttcaagaaacagaaccggttcggccacatagagagagaagagataaccatgcaaaacccaacatgcaattacctctagtcctttcttgatcatcactcttcatcaatccgagctctccatccttggcttgctctccaagatggatttctggcccttgatgcttcatgctgatgatggcttcatctgcttcaatctctgcctcttccatcacttcgccactctagctacttcctgtggtggttgagtagaatcaaagacaagccatgcctccaagaaTCTCACCTTGCTGGCCAAATCTTTATCTTCCTTTTCTGAGTATGAAGAactcgagattacctcaccaaatctaactATATTAGGTGACAATCTCAGCCACTACatacttttggttttctttttcttgccatcattaactTGATGGCCTTGAAGCatgcagcttcttctttttctttttggtagctTAGTGTAGCTTCCATGGTTGCTGTGACATGAccgaagagaagagagaaagggatgagagagaagagagagggtgaagaaaagcaataaagtgtgtttgaataaattaattaaaatgggTTGCTTTTACGTCCCTTTGATTGAGTAGCGTGTAGCATTGATGATCACCATCATGTCaatcacactttctctctcatagttcccATGCATTTATTAACTCCGCTTCAAAGAGATTTGAATTCCATCACATGGTATGAGTGGAATCCATTGGGAGTGTGCAGCATAATTAAAGAAATgagttttatttgttaaaaggATAAAGCAATATTGTGTGCCCCATCTCCTTTTGATTTCGGTCCAAGCAAGTTGGTCATTTACCAACAATAAATTTGGGCTTGTACATTTAAATTTGGCCCAACATTATAATGATCAATTCAACCATACATcattgaatatttttgaatcaatGCTGAATTGATTTAACCAATTGGGCTTAAGTAACAGTTTCTAACCCAAATATGATTTCAGCCAACATTATCACAATATCTTAATACCAAGgctgaatattttttatacaattgaacttgatatatttttcttttcttttcggcCCAGTAACAAtcctgcatcacaaaattattaattaacgtatgttaaataaaaattaaattaataattttataattaattatttcaataatatttattcatcatcaaaaattaaattagagttttcaaactcatcagaagtaaattaaaaaatattactgcTGAGTTTAACAACAATGATAAATCATCTTTCTAAATCCGTAGACATTGTTAGTTCTTTTAAAGTattattcttttgttatttcaatGTGCAGTAGAGTAAGAGCATAAATTAGTTTAGAGATAAATTCTTCAATCtcttcattaattttattttatttaattcacCTCTCAATAGTCATGTATATACACACATAGCCACCTTATATCTATATGACTATATCCATCTTGTTgcatatgatttgagacttgccGTAAGcgcttctttttattttttcaatatattttttgtttgctAAATGACCTTAAGAAATAtcattgaaaaattagttttgaggcaagtttagtttaatttaaataaaaatttgcttaatttttttaatgtttattggATTGTTCGTTGCCAAAGATAAAAACGATTTTAAAATCAGGCCATAATTCATCAGATTGTCTTAATTCttaaatagataaaatttttattcaaaaaaaactCGTAAaacatagatttttttttgtcgATCACATTCTTTaatctataataaaaaaatgagctgccaatttaaataattttatttagaaaatttttttaagagtcTAAGAAGatgttaaagaaaaaataatacaataattaattacaaacattaaataaataaatataaaataaattcctTAAACATacacaaattattttaatttttaataaaaaaaattaacacccctgttaaaaaactattttatactCTACCGTtacctctttctttctttttcacccCTCTCCTTGCTATCTTTTCCTCTATGATAACGCCTTCCTTCACCACTGCTGCCTAATGCCTTGTTCCGATCAGattttatttgcattttttctgGTCATGAAAGAGTATGATCACATACTTACGAAAATTGATCTTCAAATGTGTTATCCTCCCTAGTAAGAAAGCACAAATTATGGTATAACAGATTGTTAtacgaaatttttttaattttttttatcttttattatatttaatttttatggttAGATAAAATGAGATGAAATGAGATAATAttactataattttattatatgtatCTATCTTttgtttaagataaaaattttttttgtcttaatttgaataatattaactctctaaaaaaagataaaatatatatacagataagattaaaatagaGATGATCAagttttagataaaaattaaaagatataaattaaaaaatatcaaggtgtgatcaatataaaaataatgtataAAGATGAGAcatatgttaaaattttaaataatacagaaactaataaaaaatctgACAGAACAACTTAAATAATTATCACTATTTTTTAccgtatttaaattaaaaatgatttaatttaaaaataatcaattatctATGAGTCAAGCtaagttttcttttttcatgaaatcaaatatttgtaaaaataaattaaataatagtttaatttaatacattaaatattgtattttatctttaaatacatgcatttaaataattttatatcaataacaaaatataaaaaaaattgtatcaataacaaaacataaaaaaaagcatgtttagataaagaaaaggaagacaaaatatgaaaaaaaaagtaaaaaaataagatatgttgaaaaaaattttggtgtcaTACTTAAGAAATTTCGATGatattttaaagaaattttgGTGCCATTATTGTTTcagataatttttaattagttcaTTGTTAACAAATTTTAGcgtcaaaattcataaatttcTTGTGTCAGACTTAAAAagattttagtattatttttcggataaatttaatacaattcaaaaagttttcttttctttcttcttatccTCGTCGtcatctttttttatcttctctttcttatttttttatattttttttgtttttttatcttaataaaaataaaaaaatcaaacaaaaaataataataaaaaatactgcaacaatgatatttttctttctcaaaGTTTGTAATTGAGTTGAGATCAGAAAAAGATTGCAAAGACCGATACCTTATATTATGACTTTTTTGTCAAAttattatcttttcttttattctttattatattatctatattttgtttaagatatttttttaagggATAAGTATGGTTTTGGTCTCTAACGTTTTGGTCTAGAATCGAAATCGTCCTTCTTATAATTTTCGAATTAAAATCGtcattaacatttttttttattaaaattatcctttttaataaattttttaatttcgcGTTAGGGGTGGGGGGAGAAAGGAAACGCCGCCGCCACCATCGCCGGTCCGCCCACGAACCGCCACCGGAACCACGACCAGAGGAAGACGTCACCGTTCATGCATGCTCCTGCCACCGCGTTGGGGTGGGGGAAAGGAACCACCCAGCCGCCGCCGCCATTCACCTTCTGCATCTGCTTCTGCTTGAATTTGTTGGATTTGTTAATTTGGCTTTCTGTTTCTACTTGTATTAAATTTGTGTTAGATTTGTTGATTTTctgctttctgtttttgcttctcTGGTGGTGAtggaggtggaggtggaggtggaggtggaggtAAGNNNNNNNNNNNNNNNNNNNNNNNNNNNNNNNNNNNNNNNNNNNNNNNNNNNNNNNNNNNNNNNNNNNNNNNNNNNNNNNNNNNNNNNNNNNNNNNNNNNNNNNNNNNNNNNNNNNNNNNNNNTGGTGGTAGTGCTGGTGGTGCTGGTGATGGTGTTGGTGGATGTTGTGGcggtggtgttggtgttggtaatggtggtggtggaggaagTAATTATGTTGGTAGTGgtgagggtatttttgtctaaaaaaataaaaaagacgattttaatacgaaaaaacgTTAAAGActattttaaatccaaaattacAAGAGGGACGATTTCGATTCTAGCACAAAACTTTagagaccaaaatcgtacttatccctttttttaatcttaatttaaacattttattaaataaataaacatattagAGATTAACATATCGACATAGGcatattccaaaaaaaattattgagatTAATTAAtctcataaaattaaatataaaaaattagaaaatgtattttttttattaggggCTGCGTGATTCTTTGAAAACATTATTAGGGACAACATGAGTATTCATcccacaaatatataataattaattcaatgatttatttttaatatacatataatatttttataaataataaaaattaattatcatatatatgtatatttttatatattgcaAATGTAATATAACCtccaaaataattatttcacaacataataatcatttttattttgtaattgagTAATCAAACTTTGCCATAATgaaatattcaattttttatgaatGTAAAATTATTCACCAATAAATTTTGTACTTTATTCGTATCTGActataaatatgaatttagtttaattatattatttataaaatttaattacaatgTGAATCAAATATATTGATTATGaaatgtatttataaatatgagACCATTCTATATTTCGATACAAGTGACATATGTTCATAGTATAGTTGAAAATCTTTATATTATGTACAAAATTATTTATGGAAAAGGCAAAAGTAAAAGTTAAGCAAGTCAGAATATCTATAAGTgctgattcaaataaaaaatcaacacaaaatttagataattttgt
This portion of the Arachis duranensis cultivar V14167 chromosome 6, aradu.V14167.gnm2.J7QH, whole genome shotgun sequence genome encodes:
- the LOC107495493 gene encoding sugar carrier protein C-like translates to MAGGVIGKGSGNGKQYPGKLTFRVFVTCMVAAFGGLIFGYDLGISGGVTSMDPFLKKFFPDVYAKEMNMKPSDNQYCRFDSQVLTLFTSSLYLAALVASLCASSITRIFGRRLTMLSGGILFLVGAGFNAFAQKVWMLIVGRMLLGFGIGCANQSVPIYVSEVAPYKYRGALNMMFQLAITIGIFVANVLNYFFAKMKNGEGWRYSLGFAAVPAVMIIIGAIFLPDSPSSLIERGKDEKAKQELIKIRGTSDVDEEFKDLVEASESSMAVKHPWATLLKRHYRPQLVMAIAIPFFQQLTGMNVITFYAPVLFRTIGFGSNASLMSSMITGAFNALATFVSIFTVDKVGRRKLFLEGGAQMFICQIVITAAIASKFGVDGNPGILPKWYAFLVVGFICIYVMGFAWSWGPLGWLVPSEIFPLEVRSAAQSINVSVNMIFTFAIAQVFTSMLCHMKFGLFIFFAFFVLLMSGFIHKFLPETKGVPIEEMSVVWQNHSFWKKFVKSASEEANAKVDNSC